One segment of Cyprinus carpio isolate SPL01 chromosome B20, ASM1834038v1, whole genome shotgun sequence DNA contains the following:
- the LOC109063441 gene encoding heparan sulfate glucosamine 3-O-sulfotransferase 5 has protein sequence MLFSQQQWLRQRFFVLGSLVLGSLFFLVVREGTLDRLPLICPIKDRLRPADVSGQIPLHTLQHKQALGLKLHRRNSTKEQLRTLRLIKQLPRAIIIGVRKGGTRALLEMLSLHPAVVKASQEVHFFDNDKNYACGVDWYLKKMPFSFPHQITIEKSPAYFITEQVPERIFKMNSSIKLLLIVREPTTRTVSDYTQVLEGKEHKNKTYNKFEELVIDNNTCEVNTKYKAVRTSIYTKYLEHWLKFFPTEQFHIVDGDRLITDPLPELKLVEQFLNLPSQISQYNLYFNATRGFFCLRFNFMFSKCLAGSKGRIHPDVNPSIKEKLQRFFHPFNQKFYQITGRTFNWP, from the exons ATGCTTTTTTCACAGCAGCAGTGGCTGAGGCAGAGGTTCTTTGTACTGGGTAGCTTGGTGCTTGGGAGTCTTTTCTTTCTGGTGGTTAGAGAGGGCACTTTAGACAG ACTTCCCCTCATCTGCCCCATTAAGGACAGACTGCGCCCTGCAGATGTATCAGGGCAGATTCCTTTACATACCTTGCAGCACAAACAAGCTCTAGGTCTCAAGCTGCACAGGAGGAACAGCACAAAGGAGCAACTGCGAACGCTCCGCCTCATTAAGCAGCTGCCCAGAGCCATCATCATCGGGGTGAGGAAAGGTGGAACACGCGCACTACTGGAGATGCTCAGTCTTCACCCTGCTGTTGTCAAGGCCTCCCAGGAGGTCCACTTTTTCGACAATGACAAGAACTATGCTTGTGGTGTTGACTGGTACCTCAAAAAGATGCCCTTTTCTTTTCCACATCAAATAACTATTGAGAAGAGTCCTGCATATTTCATCACTGAGCAGGTACCTGAGAGGATCTTTAAGATGAATTCCTCTATTAAACTTCTGTTGATTGTTCGTGAGCCCACCACCCGCACTGTTTCTGACTACACACAGGTCCTAGAGGGCAAAGAGCACAAGAACAAAACATACAACAAGTTTGAGGAACTTGTGATTGATAACAACACTTGTGAGGTGAACACAAAGTACAAGGCTGTACGGACAAGCATCTACACCAAGTACCTAGAACACTGGTTAAAGTTCTTTCCCACTGAGCAGTTTCACATAGTTGATGGAGACCGCCTCATCACAGACCCACTTCCAGAGCTTAAGCTGGTGGAACAATTCTTAAACCTTCCTTCACAAATCAGCCAGTACAATCTGTACTTCAATGCCACACGTGGGTTCTTCTGTCTGCGCTTCAACTTCATGTTCAGCAAGTGCCTGGCGGGCAGTAAGGGCCGAATCCATCCAGATGTAAATCCCTCCATcaaggaaaaactgcagcgcttCTTCCACCCATTTAACCAGAAGTTCTATCAGATCACAGGCAGGACATTCAACTGGCCCTGA
- the frk gene encoding tyrosine-protein kinase SRK2: MEGFRERFILCCQSTFPCFGDPANEFTKPPNRELPPTPVEKPGCVYIALYDYTARTENDLSFNAGDKLEPLRKEEDWWYARGITGISANKEGYIPANYVAPEESLDAEPWYFPETKRLEAEKMLMSQENKNGAFLIRNCESQAGELSLSALLQNKKVKHFKIRRLDNGGYFVSRIQSFFTLKELVEHYSNVDGLSVRLTEPCKKTMAPETHGLSYNTVDQWEIPRSSLKLLKKLGAGQFGEVYEGIWNDSTAVAVKTLKPGSMDTKDFLREAQIMKKLRHPKLIQLYAVCTTEEPIYIVTELMSNGSLLEYLQKDRGASLQMSDQIEMGSQVASGMAFIELQNYIHRDLAARNVLVGDNNVCKVADFGLARVFQMENENVYEAKEGGKFPVKWTAPEAIHENKFTIKSDVWSFGILLYEIVTFGQMPYPTMTNFQVIQQLPKGYRMPCPLNCPKYLYDIMSECWKDSPADRPTFETLQWKLEDCFDMDVSSYDDTNRY; encoded by the exons ATGGAAGGCTTCAGAGAGAGGTTTATACTGTGCTGTCAAAGTACTTTCCCGTGTTTCGGAGACCCGGCGAATGAATTCACAAAGCCGCCAAACCGGGAGTTACCTCCGACACCTGTGGAGAAGCCCGGCTGCGTTTACATTGCGCTGTACGACTACACGGCGCGCACGGAGAACGATTTGAGTTTTAACGCAGGGGATAAACTGGAACCACTCCGCAAAGAGGAAGACTGGTGGTACGCGAGAGGAATCACCGGGATTTCAGCGAACAAAGAGGGCTACATTCCTGCGAATTATGTTGCACCCGAAGAAAGCCTCGATGCTGAACC ATGGTATTTTCCAGAAACAAAGCGCTTAGAGGCCGAGAAGATGTTGATGTCTCAAGAGAACAAGAATGGAGCTTTTCTAATCAGGAACTGTGAAAGCCAGGCAGGAGAGCTCTCACTCTCAG CACtgctacaaaacaaaaaagtgaagcATTTTAAGATCAGGAGGCTGGATAATGGTGGCTACTTCGTGTCAAGGATTCAGAGTTTTTTCACATTGAAAGAACTAGTGGAGCACTACTCCAATGTGGATGGCCTCTCTGTTCGTTTGACAGAACCCTGCAAAAAA ACAATGGCTCCAGAGACACATGGTCTATCTTACAACACTGTGGATCAGTGGGAGATCCCACGTTCCTCTCTAAAACTCTTGAAGAAGTTGGGAGCAGGGCAGTTTGGCGAGGTCTATGAAGGCATATGGAATGACAGCACAGCTGTCGCTGTCAAAACACTcaaaccag GATCTATGGATACAAAAGACTTCCTGCGGGAAGCTCAGATCATGAAGAAACTCCGTCATCCCAAACTGATCCAGCTCTATGCTGTCTGCACTACGGAAGAGCCCATCTACATCGTCACAGAGTTAATGAGCAACGGGAGCCTTCTAGAATATCTGCAAA AAGACAGAGGTGCTTCTCTTCAAATGTCTGATCAGATAGAAATGGGATCCCAAGTGGCATCTGGCATGGCATTCATTGAGCTGCAGAACTACATTCACAGAGATCTTGCGGCACGAAATGTTCTGGTGGGAGATAACAATGTGTGTAAGGTGGCCGACTTTGGCTTGGCACGGGTATTTCAG ATGGAAAATGAGAATGTTTATGAGGCCAAAGAAGGAGGCAAGTTTCCAGTGAAATGGACTGCTCCCGAGGCCATCCACGAGAACAAATTCACCATCAAATCTGATGTTTGGTCTTTTGGGATCCTACTATATGAAATTGTGACATTTGGACAGATGCCTTACCCAA CCATGACAAACTTTCAGGTGATACAACAGTTGCCCAAAGGCTACAGGATGCCGTGCCCTCTTAACTGCCCAAAATATTTGTATGACATCATGTCCGAATGCTGGAAGGACTCCCCTGCAGACAGACCCACCTTTGAAACTCTGCAGTGGAAACTCGAGGACTGCTTTGATATGGATGTCAGCTCTTACGATGACACAAACCGCTACTAA